The Coriobacteriia bacterium genome window below encodes:
- a CDS encoding kinase/pyrophosphorylase, protein GQAGAIRQADEAYYDRIEAMEFAIKHDDGRNPEGLQNADVVLVGVSRTSKTPLSIYLASKGFYAANIPLVRGSEPPEELFEVDPRRVFGLVSSTPVLAEIRTKRMAELGTYVAHYADREDIDADLAEARAIMRRIGCIVVRTDNRAVEETAQEIIRYLRGGLETQD, encoded by the coding sequence CGGCCAGGCCGGCGCGATCCGTCAGGCCGACGAGGCCTACTACGATCGCATCGAGGCTATGGAGTTCGCGATCAAGCACGACGACGGCCGCAACCCCGAGGGCCTGCAAAACGCCGACGTCGTGCTGGTTGGCGTCTCGCGCACGAGCAAGACGCCGCTCTCGATCTACCTCGCATCCAAGGGTTTCTACGCCGCCAACATTCCTCTCGTGCGCGGGAGCGAGCCGCCCGAAGAGCTCTTCGAGGTCGACCCACGCCGCGTGTTCGGTTTAGTGAGCAGCACTCCCGTGCTGGCCGAGATTCGGACGAAGCGCATGGCTGAGCTCGGCACGTACGTGGCGCACTACGCCGATCGCGAGGATATCGACGCTGACCTCGCCGAGGCCCGCGCCATCATGCGGCGCATCGGCTGCATCGTCGTGCGCACCGACAATCGAGCCGTCGAAGAGACCGCGCAGGAGATCATTCGCTACCTGCGCGGCGGGCTTGAGACGCAGGACTGA